The Streptomyces sp. NBC_00775 genome includes the window AACAGGGGGCGCAGCCGCTCCACGATGTTGCCGCACTCCGCGAAGAAGGCGCGGTGGGTGAGGACGCACCCCTTGGGGCGGCCCGTCGTGCCGCTCGTGTAGACGATGGTCGCCGGGTCGTCGGCCTTGGCGAGTGAGCTGCGCTCCTCGACGGTCGCGTCGCTGACGTCCTTGCCGAGGCGGCCGAGCTCGTCCACCCCGCCGGCCTCGATCTGCCAGACGTGCCGGAGAGCGGGCAGCCGGTCGCGCAGCGACTCCACGGAGGCCGCGTGCGTGTCGAGCTCGACGATGCAGGCGGTCGCGCCCGAGTCGCCGAGGACCCACTGCACCTGCTCCGGCGAGCTGGTCTCGTACACCGGCACAGTGATCGCGCCGGCGCTCCAGATCGCGAAGTCGAGCAGCGTCCACTCGTAGCGGGTACGGGACATCAGGCCGACCCGGTCGCCCGGCTGAACGCCGGAGGCGATCAGGCCCTTGGCGGCGGCACGCACCTCGTCGAGGAAGGTGGTGGCGGTGACATCCGTCCAAGTGCCGCCGACCTTGCGGGCGATGACGGCTACGTCGGGATGCTGCGCGGCGTTTCTGCGGACGATATCGGTCAGATTGCCGTCCGCAGGGACCTCGTACAAAGCCGGAAGGCTGAACTCGCGCAAGACTGCTGCTCCTCATAGGGCGCCGACGCCACGACTCTGTGTGATGCGACGGTGCGGTCCAAGGCTCGGGCAGGTACTCAGGAGATCACTTGTTGAAAACCTGAGTACGACTGGACTGCCCGGACGTTACCCACCGGTACGGCCATTTAGATAGGGGGTCCCGGCGAGATGTTCCCTGCGTCACACAGCTTGGCGTTCCTTTGCGCAGAGTAGTCCACACGGTTACTGACTAGCCAGTAACCGCAGGTCCGACCGCCTCTATTCACGTTTGCCCCACAGGCTTACGCTTGATCGTCATGGCACCTACACCGGTCGGAAATCCGAGGACGCGCATTCATGTGGTCAGTGACGTGCACGGCAACGTCCGGGACCTGGCCAGAGCCGGTGACGGCGCGGACGCCCTGATCTGCCTCGGTGACCTGGTCCTCTTCCTCGACTACGCCGACCACTCGCGCGGCATCTTCCCGGACCTGTTCGGCGAGGAGAACGCGGACCGCATCGTCGAACTGCGCACCTCCCGCCGTTTCGAGGAGGCCCGCGCGTTCGGCGCCCGGCTGTGGTCCGGCATCGGTACCGACCGGGGCGCCGCCATCGAGAAAGCGGTGCGCAAGCAGTACGCCGAGATGTTCGCCGCGTTCCCCACACCGACGTACGCGACCTACGGCAATGTCGACATGCCGACCCTGTGGCCGGAGTATGCCGGCCCCGGCACGACCGTGCTCGACGGCGAGCGGGTGGAAATCGGCGGCCGGGTCTTCGGGTTCGTCGGCGGGGGACTCCAGACACCCATGCGGACGCCGTACGAGATCAGCGACGAGGAGTACGCGGCGAAGATCGAGGCGGTCGGCGAGGTCGACGTGCTGTGCACGCACATCCCGCCGGAGGTGCCGGAGCTGGTCTACGACACCGTGGCGCGCCGTTTCGAGCGCGGCAGTCGGGCCCTGCTGGACGCGATCCGCCGCACCCGCCCGCGCTACTCGCTCTTCGGTCATGTC containing:
- a CDS encoding metallophosphoesterase family protein, which translates into the protein MAPTPVGNPRTRIHVVSDVHGNVRDLARAGDGADALICLGDLVLFLDYADHSRGIFPDLFGEENADRIVELRTSRRFEEARAFGARLWSGIGTDRGAAIEKAVRKQYAEMFAAFPTPTYATYGNVDMPTLWPEYAGPGTTVLDGERVEIGGRVFGFVGGGLQTPMRTPYEISDEEYAAKIEAVGEVDVLCTHIPPEVPELVYDTVARRFERGSRALLDAIRRTRPRYSLFGHVHQPLAPRMRIGATECVNVGHFAGSGRPWALEW